In one Polaribacter sp. ALD11 genomic region, the following are encoded:
- the rplI gene encoding 50S ribosomal protein L9: MELILRQDVENLGFKDDIVDVKNGYGRNFLIPTGKASLATSSARKVLAENLKQRAYKEAKLIEDASKIAETVKGYEIKIASKVGSGDKLFGSVNNIDLAAALAKAGTDLDKKFIKVVGGSVKRLGKYEAAVRLHRAVVADITFEVVAE, translated from the coding sequence ATGGAACTTATATTAAGACAAGACGTAGAAAATTTAGGATTTAAAGATGACATCGTAGACGTAAAAAACGGTTATGGTAGAAACTTTTTAATCCCTACAGGAAAAGCATCTTTGGCTACTTCATCTGCAAGGAAAGTTTTAGCAGAGAATTTAAAACAAAGAGCTTATAAAGAAGCTAAATTAATTGAAGATGCTAGTAAAATAGCAGAAACAGTTAAAGGATATGAAATTAAAATTGCATCTAAAGTTGGTTCAGGAGACAAATTATTTGGTTCTGTAAACAACATCGATTTAGCTGCAGCATTAGCAAAAGCAGGAACAGATTTAGATAAGAAATTTATTAAAGTTGTTGGTGGTTCTGTTAAAAGATTAGGTAAATACGAAGCTGCTGTAAGGTTACACAGAGCTGTAGTTGCTGATATTACTTTTGAAGTTGTTGCTGAATAG
- a CDS encoding NAD-dependent deacylase, which translates to MKKLVVLTGAGISAESGIQTFRDANGLWEGHDVMEVASPEGYKANPTLVLGFYNKRRKQLLEVSPNKAHFNLLKLETDFDVEIITQNVDDLHERAGSAKVTHLHGELLKVRSSIDENDILEWKKELVLGDLCRRNSQLRPHIVWFGEMVPMLEQAVEITQKADILVIIGTSMQVYPAASLIDYVKPNTPIYFIDPKPSVSENNYNNLTIIEDVASSGTNKLIRLLS; encoded by the coding sequence ATGAAAAAACTAGTTGTTTTAACAGGAGCAGGAATTTCGGCAGAAAGTGGTATACAAACATTTAGAGATGCTAACGGTTTGTGGGAAGGTCACGATGTAATGGAAGTTGCTTCTCCCGAAGGTTATAAAGCAAATCCTACCTTAGTTTTAGGTTTTTATAACAAACGCAGAAAACAACTATTGGAAGTTTCTCCTAACAAAGCACACTTTAATTTATTAAAATTAGAAACTGATTTTGATGTTGAAATTATCACCCAGAATGTAGACGATTTGCACGAACGTGCAGGAAGCGCTAAAGTGACACATTTACACGGCGAACTTTTAAAGGTAAGAAGTTCTATTGACGAAAATGATATTTTAGAATGGAAAAAGGAGTTGGTTTTAGGGGATTTATGTAGAAGAAATAGTCAATTAAGACCACATATTGTTTGGTTTGGAGAAATGGTGCCAATGTTAGAACAAGCCGTTGAAATTACTCAAAAAGCAGACATTCTAGTAATTATTGGGACTTCTATGCAAGTATATCCGGCAGCAAGTTTAATTGATTATGTAAAACCAAATACACCCATTTATTTTATTGATCCAAAACCATCTGTTTCAGAAAATAATTACAACAACTTAACAATTATTGAAGATGTAGCCAGTTCTGGCACTAATAAATTGATTCGTTTATTGAGTTAA
- the lpxA gene encoding acyl-ACP--UDP-N-acetylglucosamine O-acyltransferase, which produces MNQPLAYVHPQAKIARNVVIEPFTTIHNNVTIGSGTWIGSNVTIMEGARIGKNCRIFPGAVISGIPQDLKFDDEETTVEIGDNVTIRECVTINRGTSDRMKTKIGDNCLIMAYCHIAHDSFVGDNCIFSNNTTLAGHVTIGDNVVLAGMVAIHQFASVGKHAFVTGGSLVRKDVPPYVKAAREPLSYVGINSVGLRRRGYTTEKIREIQNIYRILFQKNYNYTQAIDIIEAEMEATPERDEIIQFIKDSHRGIMKGYFNSN; this is translated from the coding sequence ATGAATCAACCATTAGCGTATGTACATCCGCAAGCAAAAATAGCAAGAAATGTAGTAATAGAACCTTTTACTACAATTCATAACAATGTAACCATTGGTTCTGGAACTTGGATTGGTTCTAATGTTACTATTATGGAAGGTGCTAGAATTGGTAAAAATTGTAGAATTTTTCCAGGAGCAGTAATTTCAGGAATTCCACAAGATTTAAAATTTGATGATGAAGAAACTACGGTAGAAATTGGAGATAATGTTACTATACGAGAATGTGTTACTATCAATAGAGGTACTTCAGATAGAATGAAAACTAAAATTGGTGACAATTGTTTGATTATGGCATATTGTCATATTGCACACGATTCTTTTGTTGGTGATAATTGTATTTTTTCAAATAACACAACACTTGCTGGTCATGTAACTATTGGAGACAATGTAGTTTTGGCTGGTATGGTTGCAATACATCAATTTGCATCTGTAGGTAAACACGCATTTGTAACTGGTGGTTCTTTAGTTAGAAAAGATGTTCCGCCTTATGTAAAAGCGGCACGTGAGCCTTTGTCTTATGTTGGTATAAACTCCGTTGGTTTAAGAAGACGAGGATATACCACCGAAAAAATCAGAGAAATTCAGAATATCTACAGAATATTATTTCAAAAAAATTACAACTATACCCAAGCAATAGATATAATTGAAGCTGAAATGGAAGCAACTCCAGAAAGAGATGAGATTATTCAATTCATAAAAGATTCTCATAGAGGAATTATGAAAGGGTATTTTAACTCTAACTAA
- a CDS encoding bifunctional UDP-3-O-[3-hydroxymyristoyl] N-acetylglucosamine deacetylase/3-hydroxyacyl-ACP dehydratase — translation MSKKQKTIQKEISLSGVGLHTGKTVKMTLKPAPINHGFAFSRVDLEGSPIIAAKAEYVVNTQRGTNLEKNGVQIQTSEHVLAAAVGLDIDNLLIEIDSSEPPIMDGSSKFFVEALEKAGIEEQDADIEEYVVKEIISYRDEATGSEIILMPSEEYQITTMVDFGTKILGTQNATLDKMSDFKEEIADARTFSFLHEIEMLLENDLIKGGDLNNAIVYVDKELSENTMQKLKEAFNKENIAVKPNGILDNLTLHWANEAARHKLLDVIGDLALVGIRIKGKVIANKPGHLINTLFAKKLAKIIKAEKRNNVPSYDLNLPPLLDIHQIMEILPHRPPFLLIDRIIELSDTHVVGMKNVTMNENFFVGHFPGAPVMPGVLQVEAMAQCGGVLVLNTVPDPENYLTYFMKMDNVKFKQKVLPGDTIIFKCELISPIRRGICHMQAYAYANGKLVAEAELMAQIARKK, via the coding sequence ATGAGTAAGAAACAAAAAACAATACAAAAAGAAATTAGTTTATCGGGTGTAGGTCTACATACTGGTAAAACTGTAAAAATGACTTTGAAACCTGCACCTATAAATCATGGTTTTGCGTTTAGCAGAGTAGATTTAGAAGGCTCGCCAATAATAGCGGCAAAAGCAGAATATGTTGTAAACACACAGAGAGGTACTAATTTAGAGAAAAACGGAGTACAAATTCAAACTTCAGAGCACGTTTTGGCTGCAGCTGTTGGTTTAGATATAGACAATCTATTAATTGAAATTGATTCTTCTGAACCACCAATAATGGATGGTTCTTCTAAATTTTTTGTGGAAGCTTTAGAGAAAGCAGGAATCGAGGAACAAGATGCCGATATTGAAGAGTATGTAGTAAAAGAAATAATTTCTTACAGAGATGAAGCTACCGGAAGTGAAATCATTTTAATGCCTTCAGAAGAATATCAAATAACAACTATGGTAGATTTTGGTACTAAAATATTAGGTACACAAAATGCTACTTTAGATAAAATGTCTGACTTTAAAGAGGAAATTGCAGATGCTAGAACATTCAGCTTTTTACATGAAATTGAAATGTTACTCGAGAATGATTTAATAAAAGGTGGCGATTTAAATAATGCAATTGTATATGTAGACAAAGAATTGTCTGAAAATACGATGCAAAAATTAAAAGAGGCTTTTAATAAAGAAAATATAGCAGTAAAACCAAACGGAATTTTAGATAACCTAACTTTACATTGGGCAAATGAAGCTGCAAGACATAAATTATTAGATGTTATTGGAGATTTAGCTTTGGTGGGGATTCGAATTAAAGGAAAAGTAATTGCTAATAAACCAGGTCATTTAATTAACACATTATTTGCAAAGAAACTTGCAAAAATTATTAAGGCAGAAAAAAGAAATAATGTTCCTTCTTATGATTTGAATTTACCTCCATTATTAGATATTCATCAAATTATGGAAATTCTTCCTCATAGACCACCATTTTTATTGATTGATAGAATTATAGAACTTTCAGATACACATGTTGTTGGTATGAAGAATGTTACAATGAATGAAAACTTCTTTGTTGGACATTTCCCCGGAGCACCAGTAATGCCAGGTGTTTTACAAGTGGAGGCAATGGCACAATGTGGTGGTGTTTTAGTTTTAAATACAGTTCCAGACCCAGAAAATTATTTAACATATTTCATGAAAATGGACAATGTTAAATTTAAACAAAAAGTTTTACCAGGAGATACTATTATTTTTAAATGTGAGTTAATTTCACCTATAAGAAGAGGAATTTGTCACATGCAAGCGTATGCTTACGCAAACGGAAAACTAGTTGCTGAAGCAGAATTAATGGCTCAAATTGCTAGAAAAAAATAA
- a CDS encoding RNA methyltransferase: MIDENLLNYFEGFLTDKRKNLFKKVLEERTRHFTVVLEDIFQPHNASAVVRTCDIFGVQDVHAIENKYNNKVSRHVAKGSQKWLNQYRYRKDGDNSKPCLDELKAKGYQIIATTPHNDSCLLQDFDITKKSAFVFGVEAEGVSDTVIENADGFLKIPMVGFTESLNISVAAAIILQDVTTKLRNSDIEWQLSEEEKEILYFDWVKKTIKNVAKIEEHYHQNLKTD, from the coding sequence ATGATTGATGAAAATTTATTAAATTATTTTGAAGGCTTTCTTACTGATAAAAGAAAAAATCTATTTAAAAAAGTACTAGAAGAAAGAACACGCCATTTTACAGTAGTTTTAGAAGATATTTTTCAACCACACAATGCTAGTGCTGTGGTTAGAACTTGCGATATTTTTGGCGTACAAGATGTACATGCAATCGAAAATAAATATAATAATAAAGTTTCTAGACATGTTGCTAAGGGCTCTCAGAAATGGTTAAATCAATATAGATATCGAAAAGATGGTGATAATTCGAAACCTTGTTTAGATGAATTAAAAGCAAAAGGATATCAAATTATAGCAACTACACCTCACAACGATTCTTGTTTGCTACAAGACTTTGATATTACAAAAAAATCTGCTTTTGTATTCGGTGTAGAAGCAGAGGGTGTTTCTGATACTGTGATAGAAAATGCAGACGGCTTTCTTAAAATACCTATGGTTGGTTTTACAGAAAGTTTAAACATCTCTGTTGCCGCAGCTATTATTTTGCAAGATGTTACTACAAAGCTTAGAAATTCAGATATTGAGTGGCAATTATCTGAAGAAGAAAAAGAGATCTTGTATTTTGATTGGGTAAAGAAAACGATAAAAAATGTAGCTAAAATTGAAGAGCATTATCATCAAAATTTAAAAACTGATTGA
- a CDS encoding DUF4258 domain-containing protein, with protein sequence MLVKRIFYYLVGLSLGSIAVYFFWQKKNATFDYGMDSRTLKTIRIKKRLFSDDAKTAMQKFEIDTLKISTILTTGDVDFGKGSPREKPCAKYYVTGKKELKNVSLLVKRCDSTATIEKIIIE encoded by the coding sequence ATGTTAGTAAAGAGAATTTTTTATTATTTAGTAGGATTATCACTAGGTTCCATTGCCGTTTATTTCTTCTGGCAAAAGAAAAATGCGACTTTTGATTATGGAATGGACTCAAGAACGCTAAAAACCATTCGAATTAAGAAACGATTATTTTCTGACGATGCAAAAACTGCAATGCAAAAATTTGAAATTGATACTTTAAAAATATCGACGATTTTAACGACGGGTGATGTAGATTTTGGAAAAGGAAGTCCTAGAGAAAAGCCTTGTGCTAAATATTATGTTACAGGAAAAAAAGAGCTAAAAAACGTTAGTTTATTAGTAAAGCGTTGTGATTCGACTGCTACAATTGAAAAAATTATTATTGAATAA
- the tsaE gene encoding tRNA (adenosine(37)-N6)-threonylcarbamoyltransferase complex ATPase subunit type 1 TsaE: MNTNYSLENLSEIATVIITSVKNKTLLFYGEMGVGKTTLIKEICKQLGVLDTISSPTFSLVNEYETSKKEKIFHFDFYRITDEEEALDMGIEEYLYNNDWCLIEWPQNVENLLPLESVEIHLSTLENGQRNMQLK, translated from the coding sequence ATGAATACAAACTATTCTTTAGAAAACCTTTCTGAAATTGCAACTGTAATTATTACATCAGTAAAAAATAAAACATTATTGTTTTATGGAGAAATGGGCGTTGGTAAAACAACTTTAATCAAAGAAATATGTAAACAATTAGGTGTTTTAGATACTATCTCCTCTCCTACTTTTTCGTTGGTAAATGAATATGAAACTTCAAAAAAAGAAAAGATTTTTCACTTCGATTTTTATAGAATTACAGACGAAGAAGAAGCTTTAGACATGGGAATTGAAGAGTATCTGTATAATAACGATTGGTGCCTTATCGAATGGCCACAAAATGTCGAAAATTTACTACCTTTAGAGTCTGTTGAAATCCATTTATCTACTTTAGAAAACGGACAACGTAATATGCAATTAAAATAA
- a CDS encoding bifunctional response regulator/alkaline phosphatase family protein, giving the protein MSIQILWVDDEIELLKPHIIFLERKDYKVTTCTNGADAINLVDEKNFDIVFLDENMPGLTGLETLSEIKQKQANLPVVMITKSEEEYIMEEAIGSKIADYLIKPVNPNQILLSLKKNLDHSRLVSEKTTSSYQQEFRKISMDLAMVNSYEEWIELYKKLVHWELELENISDPGMLGILESQKQEANTQFFKFIKKNYEDFLTAHDKPTFSHTLFKDYVVPELKKNQPVLWVVIDNLRYDQYRILEPLINNHYKKDEEYSYFSILPTATQYARNAIFSGLMPSEMEKRHPDLWKNDTDEGGMNLFENEFLSAQIKRLSLNIKYEYYKITSLKSGKELADNYNGTKQNDLTAVVYNFVDMLSHSKTEMEVIKELAGDDKAYRSLTLSWFKNSALFEIIQKAQVLGQKLIITTDHGTINCKHPTKVIGDKNISSNLRYKTGKSLSYEEKDVYAVRNPKDIFLPTVAMNSPFIFAKEDLFFAYPNNFNHFVKYFKNTYQHGGVSLEEMIIPCAVYSPK; this is encoded by the coding sequence ATGAGCATACAAATTCTATGGGTAGATGATGAAATTGAATTATTAAAACCGCACATTATATTTTTAGAGCGTAAAGATTATAAAGTTACTACTTGTACCAATGGCGCAGATGCAATTAATTTAGTAGATGAAAAAAACTTTGATATTGTTTTTTTAGACGAAAATATGCCGGGTTTAACTGGTTTAGAAACACTTTCAGAAATCAAACAAAAACAAGCCAATTTACCGGTAGTTATGATTACTAAAAGTGAAGAGGAATATATTATGGAAGAAGCAATTGGTTCTAAAATTGCAGATTATTTAATAAAACCCGTAAACCCGAATCAGATTTTATTGAGCTTAAAGAAGAATTTAGATCATTCTCGTTTGGTTTCAGAAAAAACCACTTCGAGTTATCAGCAAGAGTTTAGAAAAATTTCTATGGATTTAGCGATGGTAAATTCTTATGAAGAATGGATCGAGCTTTATAAAAAACTAGTGCATTGGGAATTAGAATTAGAAAATATTAGCGATCCTGGAATGTTAGGTATTCTTGAAAGTCAGAAACAAGAAGCAAACACGCAATTTTTTAAATTTATTAAAAAAAATTATGAAGATTTTTTAACAGCCCATGACAAACCTACTTTTTCTCATACATTGTTTAAAGATTATGTGGTACCAGAATTAAAAAAAAACCAACCTGTTTTATGGGTTGTGATTGATAATTTGCGGTACGATCAATATAGAATCTTAGAGCCATTAATTAATAATCATTATAAGAAGGATGAAGAATATTCTTATTTCTCTATCTTACCTACAGCAACTCAGTATGCTAGAAATGCTATTTTTTCTGGATTGATGCCTTCTGAAATGGAAAAAAGACATCCTGATTTATGGAAAAACGACACAGATGAAGGTGGAATGAACTTGTTTGAAAACGAGTTTTTATCAGCACAAATTAAACGTTTAAGTTTAAATATTAAATATGAATACTATAAAATTACTTCGCTAAAAAGCGGAAAAGAATTGGCAGACAATTATAATGGAACCAAACAAAACGATTTAACTGCTGTAGTTTATAATTTTGTAGATATGCTTTCACATTCGAAAACAGAAATGGAAGTAATTAAAGAATTGGCCGGAGATGATAAAGCATATAGAAGCTTAACTTTAAGTTGGTTTAAGAATTCTGCTTTGTTTGAAATTATTCAAAAAGCACAAGTTTTAGGTCAGAAATTAATTATCACTACAGATCACGGAACCATTAATTGTAAACACCCAACAAAAGTTATTGGTGATAAAAACATTAGTTCTAACTTACGTTACAAAACGGGTAAAAGCTTGTCTTACGAAGAAAAAGATGTGTATGCAGTAAGAAACCCAAAAGACATATTCTTACCAACAGTGGCTATGAATAGTCCGTTTATTTTTGCTAAAGAAGATTTGTTTTTTGCATACCCAAACAACTTTAATCATTTTGTAAAATACTTTAAAAACACGTATCAACATGGCGGTGTTTCTTTAGAAGAAATGATTATTCCTTGTGCGGTTTATAGTCCGAAGTAA
- a CDS encoding HD domain-containing protein → MKKKAANKLKILNDPIYGFIQIPNSLIFDIIEHPYFQRLRRIAQMGFSNLVYPGANHTRFHHAIGCMHLMQKAIRVLRFKQVEISNEEENALCIAILLHDIGHGAFSHALEHSIVSGVSHEEISLKFMKKLNEEFNGELTLAIEIFEDKNPRKFLGQLISSQLDIDRLDYLKRDSFYTGVTEGNISSDRLIAMMNVKNDELVIEQKGIYSVENFLIARRLMYWQVYLHKTGLVAENILVNILKRAKELAEKGVELYCSSALRYFLFNQISTTNFTDETLEMFAKLDDYDVLSAIKEWVNHDDKVLSLIAKMIVDRKLLRIEIQQEGFKEGYINKKRDKAIKKLNITEKEASYFVFHQEISNQAYNLKSPIYILNKKGKIKDIAKASDQLNLQALTIPVVKHFICYPK, encoded by the coding sequence TTGAAGAAAAAAGCAGCAAACAAACTTAAGATTTTAAATGATCCTATTTACGGATTTATACAAATACCAAACTCTTTAATTTTTGATATTATAGAACATCCTTATTTTCAGCGCTTAAGAAGAATTGCACAAATGGGCTTTTCTAATTTAGTGTATCCTGGAGCTAATCACACTCGTTTTCATCATGCTATTGGTTGCATGCATTTAATGCAAAAAGCCATACGTGTTTTGCGTTTTAAACAAGTTGAAATCTCCAATGAGGAAGAAAATGCTTTGTGCATTGCTATTTTATTGCATGATATTGGTCATGGTGCATTTTCACATGCCTTAGAACATAGTATTGTAAGTGGAGTTAGCCATGAAGAAATTTCTTTAAAATTTATGAAGAAATTAAATGAGGAGTTTAATGGAGAATTAACGTTAGCAATCGAAATTTTTGAAGATAAAAATCCACGTAAATTTTTAGGGCAATTAATTTCTAGTCAGTTAGATATAGACCGCTTAGATTATTTAAAAAGAGATAGTTTTTATACAGGTGTTACAGAAGGAAATATTTCATCAGACAGATTAATTGCCATGATGAATGTTAAGAATGACGAATTGGTTATTGAGCAAAAAGGGATTTATTCCGTAGAAAATTTCTTAATAGCTAGAAGATTAATGTATTGGCAAGTATATTTACATAAAACAGGTTTAGTAGCAGAAAATATTTTAGTAAATATTTTAAAAAGAGCCAAAGAGTTGGCAGAAAAAGGAGTGGAGTTGTATTGTAGTTCTGCTTTAAGATATTTTTTATTTAATCAGATTTCTACCACTAATTTTACAGATGAAACGTTAGAAATGTTTGCTAAATTAGATGATTATGATGTATTGTCTGCCATAAAAGAATGGGTAAATCATGATGATAAGGTGCTCTCATTAATAGCAAAAATGATTGTTGATAGAAAATTATTAAGAATTGAAATTCAACAAGAAGGTTTTAAAGAAGGCTACATCAATAAAAAGAGAGATAAAGCAATTAAAAAATTAAATATTACAGAGAAAGAAGCTAGTTATTTTGTTTTTCATCAAGAAATTAGCAATCAAGCTTACAATTTAAAGTCTCCAATTTATATATTAAATAAAAAGGGTAAAATAAAAGATATTGCAAAAGCATCTGACCAATTAAACTTGCAGGCGCTAACAATACCCGTAGTAAAACACTTTATTTGTTATCCAAAGTAA
- a CDS encoding DUF6495 family protein, protein MKYRQLTKEQFESLHEDFARFLATQSIDAKEWNQIKKETPNVAEDEMNVFSDVVWDDVLTKTAYVEHFSKTSVNLFKCDAEEIHRIAIKITWDINLLEQEGFEWLMQNPMDNSVEIFKGTKPYNKDERNVEIFDLIEKGSSISKGEIFEYFNQLVS, encoded by the coding sequence ATGAAATACAGACAACTTACCAAAGAACAATTTGAAAGTTTACACGAAGACTTTGCGCGATTTTTAGCAACCCAAAGTATCGATGCTAAAGAATGGAATCAAATTAAAAAAGAAACACCCAATGTTGCAGAAGATGAAATGAATGTTTTTTCTGATGTTGTTTGGGATGATGTTTTAACAAAAACCGCTTACGTAGAACACTTTTCTAAAACATCTGTAAATTTATTTAAATGCGATGCAGAAGAAATTCATAGAATTGCAATAAAAATAACTTGGGATATTAATCTATTAGAACAAGAAGGATTTGAATGGTTAATGCAAAATCCTATGGATAATTCTGTTGAAATTTTTAAAGGAACAAAACCTTATAATAAAGATGAAAGAAATGTAGAAATTTTTGATTTGATAGAAAAAGGAAGTTCAATTTCTAAAGGAGAAATTTTCGAGTATTTTAATCAGTTAGTTTCTTAA
- a CDS encoding alanine dehydrogenase: MSSFSPFSKEELLPQEEMLEIKKQKGELFIGLPKETYLSEKRVCLTPDAVGALTANGHRLVVETGAGDGANFTDKEYSEAGAKISYNVEEAFKCNIILKVAPPTEDEIEYISPQAILISSLQLKTQNKKYFECLAKKKITAIAFDYIKDEQETYPIVKSLSEIAGTASILIAGELMSGVNKGNGLLFGNIGGVPPTSVVIFGAGTVGEYAARTAIGLGARVKVFDNSISKLRKLQDCLHAPIYTSTLQPKSILKALMRCDVAIGAIRGKNRSPICATEEMIEKMKEGAIIVDVSIDRGGCFESSNVTTHKSPTFVKHGVIHYCVPNIPARYARTASVSISNIFTPYLLNIAEEGGFENTARFDKSLRNGMYFYHGILTNKTVADWFDLPFRDINLLIL; this comes from the coding sequence ATGAGTTCATTTTCTCCGTTTAGTAAAGAAGAGTTGCTTCCTCAAGAAGAAATGTTAGAGATAAAAAAACAGAAAGGAGAATTGTTTATAGGTCTACCAAAAGAAACTTATTTAAGTGAAAAACGTGTTTGTTTAACTCCAGATGCTGTTGGCGCTTTAACCGCAAATGGTCATCGTCTTGTTGTTGAAACAGGCGCTGGAGATGGCGCAAATTTCACAGACAAAGAATATTCTGAAGCTGGTGCAAAAATTTCTTATAACGTAGAAGAAGCTTTTAAATGTAATATTATTTTAAAAGTTGCGCCACCAACAGAAGATGAAATTGAATACATTAGTCCGCAAGCAATTTTAATTTCTTCATTGCAATTAAAAACACAAAACAAAAAATACTTTGAATGTCTAGCTAAAAAGAAAATTACAGCAATTGCGTTCGACTATATAAAAGATGAGCAAGAAACCTACCCAATTGTAAAATCTTTAAGTGAAATTGCTGGAACCGCCTCTATTTTAATTGCCGGCGAATTAATGAGTGGTGTTAATAAAGGTAACGGATTATTATTTGGTAATATTGGCGGAGTTCCACCAACAAGTGTTGTTATTTTTGGTGCAGGAACCGTTGGTGAATATGCCGCAAGAACTGCTATAGGTTTAGGTGCAAGAGTAAAAGTTTTTGATAATTCTATTAGTAAATTAAGAAAACTACAAGATTGTTTACACGCACCAATCTATACATCTACATTACAACCTAAATCTATTTTAAAAGCATTAATGCGATGTGATGTTGCTATTGGTGCAATTCGTGGTAAGAATAGATCTCCAATTTGTGCTACCGAAGAAATGATTGAAAAAATGAAAGAAGGCGCTATTATAGTAGACGTAAGTATAGATAGAGGTGGTTGTTTCGAAAGTTCGAATGTAACCACTCACAAATCGCCCACTTTTGTAAAACATGGTGTAATTCATTATTGTGTGCCTAATATTCCTGCACGTTACGCAAGAACAGCTTCGGTTTCTATTAGTAATATTTTTACACCGTATTTATTAAACATTGCAGAAGAAGGTGGTTTTGAAAATACGGCAAGATTTGATAAAAGTTTGCGCAACGGAATGTATTTCTATCACGGAATTTTAACCAACAAAACCGTTGCAGACTGGTTCGATTTGCCTTTTAGAGATATTAACTTATTGATTCTTTAA
- the lpxD gene encoding UDP-3-O-(3-hydroxymyristoyl)glucosamine N-acyltransferase, translating into MKFKAQQIADILEGDVVGNPEEEVSKLSKIEEGEKGSLTFLSNPKYNSYLYTTNASVAIVNKSFVPEKEVKTTLIKVADAYKAFSKLLEFYNEVKNNKTGREQPHYIAESSKIGENGYIGAFTYIGENVEIGDNVKIYPNSYIGDNSKIDDNTVIFAGVKIYSDTQIGKNCKIHSGAVIGADGFGFAPDENGEYKAIPQIGNVIIEDNVDIGAASTIDRATLGSTIIRKGVKLDNQIQIAHNVEVGRNTVIASQTGISGSTKIGENCMIGGQVGVAGHIKIGNNVKILGQTGITKSLKDDEMVYGTPAFKVQDFNRSYVHFKNLPKIISKINQLEKELKAQIKE; encoded by the coding sequence ATGAAATTTAAAGCACAACAAATAGCAGATATTTTAGAAGGTGATGTAGTAGGTAATCCTGAAGAAGAAGTATCTAAACTTTCTAAGATTGAAGAAGGAGAAAAAGGATCTCTAACTTTTCTATCGAACCCTAAATATAATTCTTATTTATACACAACAAATGCTTCTGTAGCTATTGTTAATAAGAGTTTTGTTCCAGAAAAGGAAGTGAAAACAACATTGATTAAAGTAGCCGATGCTTACAAAGCTTTTTCTAAGTTATTAGAATTTTATAACGAAGTCAAAAATAATAAAACAGGCAGAGAACAACCTCATTATATTGCTGAATCTTCTAAAATAGGAGAAAACGGATATATTGGTGCGTTTACTTATATAGGAGAAAATGTAGAAATTGGTGATAATGTTAAAATTTATCCAAATTCTTATATTGGAGATAATAGCAAAATTGATGATAATACCGTTATTTTTGCTGGCGTAAAAATATATTCAGATACTCAAATTGGTAAAAACTGTAAAATTCATTCTGGTGCCGTTATTGGTGCAGATGGTTTTGGTTTTGCACCTGATGAAAATGGAGAGTACAAAGCAATTCCGCAAATAGGAAATGTTATTATAGAGGATAATGTAGATATTGGTGCTGCTTCTACAATAGATAGAGCTACTTTAGGGTCTACTATTATTAGAAAAGGTGTTAAATTAGACAATCAAATACAAATAGCTCACAATGTAGAAGTAGGCAGAAACACTGTAATTGCTTCTCAAACAGGTATTTCTGGGTCTACTAAAATTGGTGAAAACTGTATGATTGGTGGTCAAGTAGGTGTTGCAGGCCACATTAAAATAGGAAATAATGTAAAGATTTTAGGTCAAACTGGTATAACGAAAAGCTTAAAGGACGATGAAATGGTCTATGGAACACCAGCTTTTAAAGTACAAGATTTTAATAGAAGTTATGTGCACTTTAAAAATTTACCGAAAATAATATCAAAGATCAATCAACTAGAGAAAGAGTTGAAGGCTCAAATAAAAGAATAA